The genomic interval GTACTTTGAACTAAAGGGACAGTTCTTGATTCACCTTCTTCAAATTCTTCTAATGATTGTACTAATTGAGTTTCTATTTCTAAATTTTTTAGATCTACAGACATATTTTACCTCCTATAATTTTTTAATAAAAAATCTCTACCATAAGCAAGTGATAGAGATTAGTTAAAAGTTTTTTATTAATCTCCATCTATCTGGAATTAGCACCTCGTCTAATGATAGGTTGCTGAAACGTCATAGGGCCAGTCCCTCAGTTTCTCTTGATGGTTATTGATTTCTTATTTTGAGTAATGATACATCAAAAATAAAGAAATGTCAATAGTTTTTGAAAAAATAATAAAAAGCTAGAATAATATCTAGCTTCTTTCTTTATAAAGAGGTAAATCATATTTTTTAAAGATTTCCTCAGCTTTCTGTATTTGTTCTTTTGTAGGAGTAGAAACATCTTTTAATTTATAATCTCTATTAGTTTTCTCCCATTTGTAAATAGCCATTTGATGAAATGGAAGAATATCTACTCTCTTAACTACATCAAATTGTGAAACATATTTAGCCCAGTCATTTAAGTCTTTTACATCATCAGTATAACCAGGTAAAAGAACATATCTTAACCAAACAGGTTTATTAATTTCTTGAAGATATTGAATAAATTTAAGAGTAGGCTCTAAGTCAACAGAGGTAATTTTTTTATACATATCTTTATCAATATGTTTTATATCTAATAAAACTAAATCTGTGTATTCCAAAACTTTTTTTGCTTGATCATTAAAAATAAAACCAGAGGTATCAAGAGCAGTATGTATTCCATTTTCTTTACATAATTTAAAAAGCTCTAATATAAAAGAGGCTTGCATAAGTGGTTCACCACCAGAAGCTGTTATTCCTCCTGTTAAAAAGGCTTTAACCTTATTTAATTCAGCTAAAATTTCAGTTGGAGTATAAATATAGTTTTTATCCTTTAACTCCCATGTATCTACGTTATGACAATATAAGCATCTTAAAGGACAACCTTGCATAAAGACTACAAATCTTATTCCAGGTCCATCTTTAGTTCCAAAAGATTCAAATGAATTTATATAACCTTGCATATCATCATTTCCTTTTACAATTTATTATAAAGGGGAGAAAAATTCTCCCCTATTCATTTTATTACATTTTGCTACTGATAGTTCTGTTTATAACATCTAATTGTTGTTCTTTTGTTAATTTAATGAAGTTAACTGCATATCCAGAAACTCTTATTGTAAGTTGTGGATAATTTTCAGGATGTTCCATAGCATCTTCTAGTAACTCTCTTCCAAATACGTTAACATTTAGGTGGTGACCTGTTTGTTTAAAGTATCCATCAAGAAGTCCAACTAAGTTATTTTTCTTTTCATCATCAGTTTTTCCTAGTGTTTCAGGAGTTATAGCAAATGTATAAGAAATTCCATCATTAGCATCTTCGAATGGTAATTTTGCAACTGAAGCTAGAGAAGCAACTGCTCCTTTAGTATCTCTTCCGTGCATAGGGTTTGCTCCTGGTCCAAATGGAGCTCCTGCTCTTCTTCCATCAGGAGTATTTCCTGTCTTCTTACCATAAACAACATTTGAAGTTATTGTAAGAACTGATTGAGTAGGTTCAGCATCTCTATACATTTTATGACTTCTGATTTTATTCATAAATGTTCTTACAACTTTAACTGCTAATTCGTCTGTTCTATCATCATTATTTCCAAATGGAACATATGGTTGTTCAACAACATAATCAACAGCATCTCCATCTTCATCTCTTATTACTCTTACTTTACCATATTTAATAGCAGCTAGTGAGTCAGCAACTATTGAAAGTCCAGCTATTCCACATGCTTCAGTTCTCTTAATATCTAATGAGTGTAAAGCCATTTCTAAAGCTTCATAAGAATATTTATCATGCATATAATGGATGATATTTAATGCTTTTACATAAGTAGAAGCTAACCAAGTTAACATTTTGTCATATTTTTCCCAAACTTCATCAAAATCTAAGTATTCAGAAGTAATTTTTTCAAATTCTCCAGCTGGTGTAACTTGTTCTTTCTTTATTTCATCTTTACCACCGTTTATAGCATATAGTAATGCTTTAGGTAAGTTAGCTCTTGCTCCGAAGAATTGCATTTGTTTTCCTATAGCCATAGGAGACACGCAACAAGCTATTCCATAGTCTTCTCCAAATTGAGGTCTCATAATATCATCATTTTCATATTGTAATGAAGATGTATCTATTGAAACTTTAGAACAGAATCTTTTCCAATTTTCTGGTAATCTTTCACTCCATAAAATTGTTAAGTTTGGTTCAGGAGCAGTTCCTAAGTTATATAATGTATTTAAGTATCTGAAAGCATTTTTAGTTACCCAAGAATTTCCTTCGTTGTTCATTCCACCAATTGATTCAGTAACCCATACTGGATCTCCAGAGAATAATTGATCATATTCAGGAGTTCTTAAGAATCTAACGATTCTAAGTTTCATGATGAAGTGATCTATAAATTCTTGTGCATCTCTTTCAGTGATTCTTCCTTCTTTTAAATCTCTTTCTATATATACATCTAAGAAACCAGCAGTTTTTCCTAAACTCATTGCAGCTCCATTTTGGTCTTTAATAGCTCCTAAGTAACCAAAATAAGTCCATTGAACAGCTTCTTGAGCAGTTTCAGCAGGTCTTCCTATATCAAAACCATATGCTGCAGCCATTCTTTTTAATGCTTTTAATGCTTCTAATTGTTCAAACATTTCTTCTCTATCTCTAATAACATCTTCTGTCATTTCAGCAGGATCATAAGCATCAAATTCTCTTTTTCTTTCTGCTATAAGTCTATCTACTCCATAAAGAGCAACTCTTCTGTAGTCTCCTATGATTCTTCCTCTTCCGTAAGCATCAGGAAGACCAGTTATGATTCCTGTATGTCTTGCAGCTTTAATTGCAGGTGTGTAAGCAGAGAAAACTCCAGCATTATGGCTTTTTCTATATTTTTCATATATTTCTTTAGTAGTTGGATCTAACTTATATCCAAAAGCTTCTAAAGAATTTTCAACCATTCTTAATCCACCATTTGGGAATATAGCTCTTTTTAAAGGTGCATCTGTTTGTAAACCAACTATTTTTTCTAAATCCTTATCTATATATCCAGCTCCATAAGCATCGATTTTAGAAGGAATTTTAGTTTCAGCATCATAGATTCCTTTTTCTCTTTCGATTTTTAACATACCACTTAAAATATCCCAAAGTTTTTTAGTATTTTCAGTTGGTCCTTCTAAGAAGGATTCATCTCCTTTATACTCTGTGTAGTTGTGTTTAATAAAATCACTTACATTGATATTATTTTGCCAATCACCACTTTTAAAACCTCTCCAAGCATCCATTAATTAAAACCACCTTTCATTTATCTTTAAAATTTTTTGTAAACCAAATTATAGTGTAAATAAAAATTTATTTTTTATATGTATTAATAAATTAAATATATAAATTAATACTTTACATAAGTTTACTATGATTTAATATAAAATTCAATTGAAATTTTTAAAAAAATATATTTTGATAAAAAAATACACTAATTATGTATAAAAATAATCCGAAAAATAAAAAGTTCTGAAAATAAATAGAATATCTTGAAAAAAAAATCAAAATATGATAGCATAGGATATAATCTAATAAAATAATAAAAAAAATTTGGAGGGGATTATGGAAGACGATAAAGTATTACATAATATTCTATTAAAAAAAGCTAAGGAGGCAGAATATTCTAGTTTTGAAATTGAACAAATCAATTTACAGACTGAAACTCTTTTTATAAGATATTTCTTAGAAAGAGAAGCTGCTAAAGTTGTAGAAGGAACTAAAATTGAAGATGAAGTTTTAAAGAAAATCTATGATGAAAACAAGGAATTTTATACATTCCCTGAAAAAGTTAAACTAGATACTATCTTTATAAGAGAACAAGATAAGGCAGAAAAATTATTAAAAGAAGTTACTGTAGCTAATTTTAATGAAATTAAAGAAAAAAATGATGAAAAAACAGATGTAACACAAAAAAATGTTGATGATAATTTTATATTTATAACTGATATTCATCCAGCTATAGCTGAAGAAATTTTTAATGAAAACAAAAAAGATGTAATTTTAGCAAATTTAGTTCCAGTACAAGAAGGATTCCATATAGTTTACCTAAAAGATAAAGAAGATAAAAGACAAGCTACTTTTGAAGAAGCTAAAGAAACTATATTAAATGATGTTAAAAGAAATCTATTTGGACAAGCTTATAATCAATTAATAGCAGATATAGCTAACGAAAAAGTTACTCTTGAAACTAATGAAACTAAAGAAGAAAATCAAGAAAAATAATTGAAATTTAAAATAATTTAAGAGATATTAAAAAAAATATTGTAATTTTTTAAAATTTTATGTATAATTATCAATGTAAGGATAATTTATTATAATTTAATTTGGGAGGTACCACAAATGAAAAAATTTTTATTATTAGCAGTATTAGCAGTATCTGCATCTGCATTCGCAGCAAACACAGCTGACTTAGTAGGAGAATTACAAGCTTTAGATGCTGAATATCAAAACTTAGCATCTCAAGAAGAAGCAAGATTCAATGAAGAAAGAGCACAAGCTGACGCTGCTAGACAAGCATTAGCTCAAAATGAACAAGTTTACAATGAACTATCTCAAAGAGCTCAAAGACTTCAAGCTGAAGCTAACACAAGATTCTATAAATCTCAATATGAAGAATTAGCTTCAAAATATGAAGATGCTTTAAAGAAATTAGAAGCTGAAATGGAACAACAAAAACAAGTTATTTCTGATTTCGAAAAAATTCAAGCTTTAAGAGCTGGTAACTAATAAATTTAAATTTTGAAAAATGCTAGCATAATGAAAACCTTTTAGATTTATATTTTAAATATAAATTTAAAAGGTTTTTTATTTATAAAAATTAAAATATATGTTACAATACAAGGTAGAGTAAATTTTATAAATAAGAAGGAGTTAGTTATGTATAAGTTATTTGGTTATGGATTAAAGGATATCCCATATATAAATAGATTGAAAAATAGGGTTTTTTACATTATAGTTATTACGATTGTCTCTTTAAATATTTTTATAAGTTTTTCATTGAACTTAAAAAAGGTATCTAAAGAAACTTTAATAAATTCATTTATAATAGTCGATTTACAAAATAATCTTGATGAAGAGAAAAGAAATGATATAGAAAAATATATACTGACTATAGATGGAGTTCGTTCAGTTAGATTTATGGATAAATCTGAAAGCTTTAAAAATTTACAAAATGAACTTAACATCTCAATACCTGAAGCAAGTAATCCACTTACAGACTCTTTAATAGTATCTGTAAAGAGTGCTGAGCTGATGAATGGGGTTCAAGAACTAATTGAAGCCAGAGAAGAAGTTAAAGAGGTTTATAAAGACGAACCTTATTTAAAACAATCTCAAGAACAAAGTGATATAATTCATATTGCTCAAATAGGTAGTGCTGTTTTTTCGTTTTTAACGGCTCTTGTAACTATAGTTATATTTAACTTAGGAGTAGCAATTGAATTTTTAAATAATGCAAATACAGGTCTAGATTATGCAGAAAATATTAAAGAATCTAAATTTAAAAATTTGATTCCTTTTTCAATGGCAAGTGTGGTAGCTACCTTAATATTTTTTAATATTTATGTGTTCTTTAGAAAATATGTAACAAATGCAAATTTTGATTCATCATTGTTATCTTTAAGAGAAATATTTTTATGGCATATAGGAGCAATAGCAATTTTAAATTTCTTAGTATGGTTAATTCCAGCTAATCTTGGAAGAATAGAATATGAAGAAGAAAAAGATGATGACCTAGACTATGAATTTTATGAAGAAGAAATTGAAGATAAGAAGGATGAATTTTATGATGAATTTGAAGATGACGACATTTAATAAATTATTCTTATTCTTTCTTATATCAGCCAATGTTAATTCAGCAACTGTAAAAGATATGAATAAAAGAATAAAGAATATAGATCAGGAAATTGAACAAAAGAATACAAGAATAAAGGCTATAGATACAGAAACTTCTCAAATCGAAAAAATGATAAAAGATACAGAAGTTGAAATTGAAAAAATGGTACAAGAAAGAAAAGAAATAGAAGAAGAAATAACTGTGGTTAAGAAGAATATTGACTATGGTAGAAAAAATCTTGAAATTTCTGAAGATGAGCATGATAGAAAAGAATCTGAATTTATTGCTAAAATAATTGCTTGGGATAAATATAGTAAAGTACATCGTAGAGATCTTCCAGAAAAAGTTATTCTTATGAAAAACTATAGGGAAGTTCTTTATGGGGACTTACAAAGAATGGGCTATATAGAAAAAGTCACAGGTAATATAAAAGAAAGCCAAGATAAAATAGAAGCTGAAAAAATTAAGTTAGATAAACTTGAAAATCAGCTAAAAGAAAATGCTAGAAGAATGGATGCCAAAAAAGAAGAACAAAATAAATTAAAAGAAAAACTTCAAGTAGAAAAGAAAGGGCATCAATCTTCTATTGAAAAATTAAAGAAAGAAAAACAAAGAATTTCTAAGGAAATTGAAAGAATAATAATAGAAAATGCTAGAAAAGCTGCTGAAAAAGCAGCAAGAGAAAAGGCTGCTCGTGAAAAAGCAGCAAGAGAAAAGGCTACTCGTGAAAGAGCTGAAAGAGAAAAAGCTATTCGTGAAAAAGCTGCAAGAGAAAAAGCTGCCCGTGAGAAGGCAGCAAGAGAGAAAGCTGCTCGTGAAAAAGCAGCAAGAGAAAAGGCTGCTCAAGAAGCAGAAGCTAAGAAGAATAGTGCTAAACCTTCTGAAAATAAACCTAAAACACCAACTAAACCAGTTGAAGTACCAATTGTAGTTGATACAAGTGATATTGAATTGGAAGAAAAGAGAGAAATAGAAAAAATAAGAGAAGAAGAAAAGCAAGAACTTAGAGAAATAAAAGCAGCTGCAACAGTTGATATGCAAAAAATTAGTAATCCTGAAGCATATAAGAGAACAGGAAAAACAATGAAGCCTTTAAATGGACCAATAGTAGTTTATTTTAGACAAAAGAAGGCAGGAGTTGTAGAAAGTAATGGTATAGAAATTAGAGGTAAAGTAGGGAATCCTATAGTAGCTGCAAAGGCAGGAACAGTTATCTATGCTAGCAACTTTGAAGGACTAGGAAAGGTTGTTATGATAGACTACGGTGGAGGAATGATAGGAGTATATGGAAACTTACTAGCAATAAAGGTTGGATATAATTCAAGAGTAAGTGCTGGACAAACAATAGGGGTTCTAGGGCTATCTAGTGAAAAAGAACCTAATCTATACTATGAATTGAGAGCGAATTTAAGGGCAATAGACCCATTACCAACATTTTAAGGATTAAGGGAAATGATAAAATTAAGTATTATTTACAACAGTGAAAAAGAAAGTGCTATAAATATATACAAAGAACTTTTAGAATTTTTAAAAAATAAAAAAGAGTTTGAAATACTGGACGAAGAAAATCTACATAAGGCAAGTTATATAGTTACTATAGGTGGAGATGGAACTTTACTAAGAGCTTTTAGAAATATAAAGAATAAAAAAGCTAAGATTATTGCTATAAATTCAGGAACTCTAGGTTATTTGACAGAAATTAGAAAAGATATGTATAAAGAAATCTTTGAAAATATTTTAAAAAATAAAGTTAATATAGAGGAAAGATTTTTCTTTATGGTAAATATAGGAAATAGAAGATATAAAGCTTTAAATGAAGTGTTCTTAACAAGAGATACTATAAAAAGAAATATAGTTGCCTCTGAAATCTATGTAAATGACAAGTTTTTAGGAAAATTTAAAGGAGATGGAGTGATTATTTCAACTCCTACTGGTTCAACTGCATACTCGCTTTCAGCTGGTGGACCAATAGTTACTCCGGAGCAGAAGTTATTTATTATAACTCCAATAGCTCCACATAATCTAAATACAAGACCTATAATTTTATCAGGAGATGTAAAGCTAGTTTTAACTCTTTCAGAACCTAGTCAGCTTGGTTTAGTTAACATAGATGGGCATACTCATAAAACAATAAAATTAGAGGATAAAGTAGAAATATTTTACTCAAAAGAAAGTTTAAAAATAGTTATACCCGAAGCAAGAAATTATTATGATGTTTTAAGAGAAAAACTTAAATGGGGAGAAAATTTATGCTAAGAGAACTAAAAATTGAAAATTTAGCTATTATAGATGAGTTAGATATTGAGTTTGAGAAAGGTTTTATAGTTTTAACTGGAGAAACTGGTGCAGGGAAATCAATAATCCTAAGTGGTATCAATTTACTTATTGGTGAAAAAGCCAGCGTTGATATGATTAGAGATGGAGAAGAAAATCTCGTTGCACAAGGTGTTTTTGACATTGATGAAGAACAAAAGAAAAAATTAGAAGCCATGGGTATAGATACCGATGGTGATGAGATTATAATAAGAAGATATTATAATAGAAATGGGAAAGCTAGAGCCTTTGTAAATAATGTCAGAATAACTTTAGCAGATTTAAAAGAGATTGCTTCAACTCTTGTGGATATAGTTGGACAACATTCCCACCAAATGCTATTAAATAGAAATAATCATATAAAACTTCTAGATAGTTTTTTATCTAAAGAAGATAAAGATATAAAAGAAAAATTATCGACTCTATTATCTCAACATAGAGAAATTAAATCTAAAATTGAAAAAATAGAAAGCGATAAAAAGGAAACTTTAGAGAAAAAAGAATTTTATGAATATCAACTTGAAGAGATTGAAAAATTGAAATTAAAAGATGGAGAAGATGAAATCTTAGAGGCTGAGTATAAGAAAGTATTCAATGCAGAGAAAATAAGAGAAAAAGTTTATGAAAGCTTAGAATATTTAAAATATGATGATGATTCAGCTTTAGGTTTTATTCTTGAATCTATCAGAAACATAGAATATCTTGGTAAATATGATGAAAGATATCTAGAACTAGCTAAGAGAATGGAAAGTGCTTACTATGAGCTAGAAGATTGTGTTGGAGAAATTGAAGATATTTCTAAAAATATAGAAGTCACTGAAAGTGATTTAGATAAAATTGCTGGAAGAATGAATACTTTAAAAAGAATCAAAGAAAAGTATAAAAGAACTCTAGCAGAACTTATTGAATACAGAGAAGATTTAAAAGAGAAACTATCAGATATGAATAGTGGAGATTTTAAAACTAGAGAATTACAAAAAGAGCTAGACAAAATTAAAGCTGAATATGATAAGTTAGCTGAAAAACTTTCAGAGTCAAGAAAAGAAATTGCTTTAAAAATAGAAGATGAATTATTGAATGAATTAAAGTTTTTAAATATGGAAGATGCAAAATTAAAGGTACAGATGAATAAAATTGATAGAATGACTAATGATGGTTATGATGAAATTGAATTTTTTATCTCAACTAATGTTGGGCAAGATTTAAAACCTTTAAATAAAATAGCATCTGGTGGAGAAGTCAGTCGTGTGATGTTAGCACTTAAAGTTATTTTCTCTAAGGTTGATAATATTCCAATTTTAATTTTTGATGAAATTGATACAGGTATTGGTGGAGAAACAGTTAGAAAAATTGCTTTAAAACTTAAGGAAATTGGAGATAGTACTCAAATTATTTCCATTACTCACTCTCCTGTTATAGCTTCTAAAGCAAGTCAACAATTCTATATAGAAAAATATGTAGAGAATTCTAAAACTATAAGTAGAGTTAAAAAATTATCTGCCAATGAAAGAATAAAAGAAATAGGAAGAATGTTAGTGGGAGAAAAGATAAATGACGAAGTTTTAGAAATTGCTAATAAAATGTTAAATGAGGGCTAATGTGGATATTTTAGAAAAATACATAGAAAATTTAGTAATTAAAAAAAATTTATTACAATCTAGTGTGGAAGCTTATAAGCTGGATATAAATGAATATCTTTCTTTTTTAGAGAATAAAGAAAAAGATATATTTAATTCAAATGAGGACTTATTTATTGAGTATTTTAAAGAAATAGAAGATAAATATAGTGTGGCTAGTTTTAAAAGAAAATATAGTACAATTAGAAACTTTTATAAATTTCTTTTAAAAAATAGATATATAGATAAAATTTTTGAATACAAACTTACAAAAAAAACAAATGATAAAGTATCTAAAGAGAATAGAACAGAAGTATTTAAAAAAAATGAATATGAAGCTTATATAAATTCTCTCTCAGATAATTTTAATGAAGTTAGATTGAAGCTAATTTCAAGAATGATAGCAGAAGCTAAGATAAGTCTTATTAATATCTTTGAAATTGAAATTAAAGATTTGCTTAAATATAATTTTGAAAAAATTATAGTTTTTAGAAATTCTAAGATAGTTACTTATGAAATAAGTACTGAAATATCTAAGGAATTAAAAGAATACTATGAGAAATATGCCATAGAAAAAAGATATCTATTTGGCTCATATAAAAAGTCAAGCTTAATTTCAGACTTGAAAAGATACAATTTAGATTTTAAAACTTTAAAAAACTGTCTTCAGGAAGATGAAGAAGAAATAAATAAAAAAATAAGAGAGATCTATTTTAAAATAGGAATAGGAGATAATTAATGAAAGCAGGATTTATAGCTATTGTAGGTAGGCCTAATGTTGGGAAATCAACTTTAATAAATAAAATGGTAGCTGAAAAAGTTGCTATTGTATCAGATAAAGCAGGAACAACAAGAGATAATATAAAAGGTATTTTAAATGTTAAGGATAATCAATATATTTTTATTGATACTCCTGGGATACATAAACCACAACATCTTTTGGGTGAATATATGACTAATATAGCAATCAATATTTTAAAAGATGTGGATGTTATACTTTTTTTAATTGATGCTTCAAAGAC from Fusobacterium pseudoperiodonticum carries:
- the recN gene encoding DNA repair protein RecN, yielding MGRKFMLRELKIENLAIIDELDIEFEKGFIVLTGETGAGKSIILSGINLLIGEKASVDMIRDGEENLVAQGVFDIDEEQKKKLEAMGIDTDGDEIIIRRYYNRNGKARAFVNNVRITLADLKEIASTLVDIVGQHSHQMLLNRNNHIKLLDSFLSKEDKDIKEKLSTLLSQHREIKSKIEKIESDKKETLEKKEFYEYQLEEIEKLKLKDGEDEILEAEYKKVFNAEKIREKVYESLEYLKYDDDSALGFILESIRNIEYLGKYDERYLELAKRMESAYYELEDCVGEIEDISKNIEVTESDLDKIAGRMNTLKRIKEKYKRTLAELIEYREDLKEKLSDMNSGDFKTRELQKELDKIKAEYDKLAEKLSESRKEIALKIEDELLNELKFLNMEDAKLKVQMNKIDRMTNDGYDEIEFFISTNVGQDLKPLNKIASGGEVSRVMLALKVIFSKVDNIPILIFDEIDTGIGGETVRKIALKLKEIGDSTQIISITHSPVIASKASQQFYIEKYVENSKTISRVKKLSANERIKEIGRMLVGEKINDEVLEIANKMLNEG
- a CDS encoding adhesion protein FadA, whose amino-acid sequence is MKKFLLLAVLAVSASAFAANTADLVGELQALDAEYQNLASQEEARFNEERAQADAARQALAQNEQVYNELSQRAQRLQAEANTRFYKSQYEELASKYEDALKKLEAEMEQQKQVISDFEKIQALRAGN
- a CDS encoding NAD(+)/NADH kinase, which encodes MIKLSIIYNSEKESAINIYKELLEFLKNKKEFEILDEENLHKASYIVTIGGDGTLLRAFRNIKNKKAKIIAINSGTLGYLTEIRKDMYKEIFENILKNKVNIEERFFFMVNIGNRRYKALNEVFLTRDTIKRNIVASEIYVNDKFLGKFKGDGVIISTPTGSTAYSLSAGGPIVTPEQKLFIITPIAPHNLNTRPIILSGDVKLVLTLSEPSQLGLVNIDGHTHKTIKLEDKVEIFYSKESLKIVIPEARNYYDVLREKLKWGENLC
- a CDS encoding peptidyl-prolyl cis-trans isomerase; protein product: MEDDKVLHNILLKKAKEAEYSSFEIEQINLQTETLFIRYFLEREAAKVVEGTKIEDEVLKKIYDENKEFYTFPEKVKLDTIFIREQDKAEKLLKEVTVANFNEIKEKNDEKTDVTQKNVDDNFIFITDIHPAIAEEIFNENKKDVILANLVPVQEGFHIVYLKDKEDKRQATFEEAKETILNDVKRNLFGQAYNQLIADIANEKVTLETNETKEENQEK
- a CDS encoding cell division protein FtsX, with product MYKLFGYGLKDIPYINRLKNRVFYIIVITIVSLNIFISFSLNLKKVSKETLINSFIIVDLQNNLDEEKRNDIEKYILTIDGVRSVRFMDKSESFKNLQNELNISIPEASNPLTDSLIVSVKSAELMNGVQELIEAREEVKEVYKDEPYLKQSQEQSDIIHIAQIGSAVFSFLTALVTIVIFNLGVAIEFLNNANTGLDYAENIKESKFKNLIPFSMASVVATLIFFNIYVFFRKYVTNANFDSSLLSLREIFLWHIGAIAILNFLVWLIPANLGRIEYEEEKDDDLDYEFYEEEIEDKKDEFYDEFEDDDI
- a CDS encoding site-specific integrase; translated protein: MDILEKYIENLVIKKNLLQSSVEAYKLDINEYLSFLENKEKDIFNSNEDLFIEYFKEIEDKYSVASFKRKYSTIRNFYKFLLKNRYIDKIFEYKLTKKTNDKVSKENRTEVFKKNEYEAYINSLSDNFNEVRLKLISRMIAEAKISLINIFEIEIKDLLKYNFEKIIVFRNSKIVTYEISTEISKELKEYYEKYAIEKRYLFGSYKKSSLISDLKRYNLDFKTLKNCLQEDEEEINKKIREIYFKIGIGDN
- the pflA gene encoding pyruvate formate-lyase-activating protein gives rise to the protein MQGYINSFESFGTKDGPGIRFVVFMQGCPLRCLYCHNVDTWELKDKNYIYTPTEILAELNKVKAFLTGGITASGGEPLMQASFILELFKLCKENGIHTALDTSGFIFNDQAKKVLEYTDLVLLDIKHIDKDMYKKITSVDLEPTLKFIQYLQEINKPVWLRYVLLPGYTDDVKDLNDWAKYVSQFDVVKRVDILPFHQMAIYKWEKTNRDYKLKDVSTPTKEQIQKAEEIFKKYDLPLYKERS
- a CDS encoding peptidoglycan DD-metalloendopeptidase family protein, giving the protein MNLKMTTFNKLFLFFLISANVNSATVKDMNKRIKNIDQEIEQKNTRIKAIDTETSQIEKMIKDTEVEIEKMVQERKEIEEEITVVKKNIDYGRKNLEISEDEHDRKESEFIAKIIAWDKYSKVHRRDLPEKVILMKNYREVLYGDLQRMGYIEKVTGNIKESQDKIEAEKIKLDKLENQLKENARRMDAKKEEQNKLKEKLQVEKKGHQSSIEKLKKEKQRISKEIERIIIENARKAAEKAAREKAAREKAAREKATRERAEREKAIREKAAREKAAREKAAREKAAREKAAREKAAQEAEAKKNSAKPSENKPKTPTKPVEVPIVVDTSDIELEEKREIEKIREEEKQELREIKAAATVDMQKISNPEAYKRTGKTMKPLNGPIVVYFRQKKAGVVESNGIEIRGKVGNPIVAAKAGTVIYASNFEGLGKVVMIDYGGGMIGVYGNLLAIKVGYNSRVSAGQTIGVLGLSSEKEPNLYYELRANLRAIDPLPTF
- the pflB gene encoding formate C-acetyltransferase; the encoded protein is MDAWRGFKSGDWQNNINVSDFIKHNYTEYKGDESFLEGPTENTKKLWDILSGMLKIEREKGIYDAETKIPSKIDAYGAGYIDKDLEKIVGLQTDAPLKRAIFPNGGLRMVENSLEAFGYKLDPTTKEIYEKYRKSHNAGVFSAYTPAIKAARHTGIITGLPDAYGRGRIIGDYRRVALYGVDRLIAERKREFDAYDPAEMTEDVIRDREEMFEQLEALKALKRMAAAYGFDIGRPAETAQEAVQWTYFGYLGAIKDQNGAAMSLGKTAGFLDVYIERDLKEGRITERDAQEFIDHFIMKLRIVRFLRTPEYDQLFSGDPVWVTESIGGMNNEGNSWVTKNAFRYLNTLYNLGTAPEPNLTILWSERLPENWKRFCSKVSIDTSSLQYENDDIMRPQFGEDYGIACCVSPMAIGKQMQFFGARANLPKALLYAINGGKDEIKKEQVTPAGEFEKITSEYLDFDEVWEKYDKMLTWLASTYVKALNIIHYMHDKYSYEALEMALHSLDIKRTEACGIAGLSIVADSLAAIKYGKVRVIRDEDGDAVDYVVEQPYVPFGNNDDRTDELAVKVVRTFMNKIRSHKMYRDAEPTQSVLTITSNVVYGKKTGNTPDGRRAGAPFGPGANPMHGRDTKGAVASLASVAKLPFEDANDGISYTFAITPETLGKTDDEKKNNLVGLLDGYFKQTGHHLNVNVFGRELLEDAMEHPENYPQLTIRVSGYAVNFIKLTKEQQLDVINRTISSKM